Proteins co-encoded in one Aquincola tertiaricarbonis genomic window:
- the fabD gene encoding ACP S-malonyltransferase, protein MTSFAFVFPGQGSQAVGMLDAWGDHPAVRQTLEEASAALGEDIARLIQAGPKEQLDLTTNTQPVMLVAGIACYRAWLAETGLKPAWVAGHSLGEYSALVAAGALTLADALPLVRFRAQAMQEAVPVGTGAMAAILGLDAAAVREGCAEAAQASGEVVEAVNFNDPKQTVIAGTKAGVEKGCEVLKAKGAKRALPLPVSAPFHSSLMKPAAERLKERLAATPLLAPQMPVVNNIRVAIETDPQAIRQALYEQAFGPVRWVEVVQALRAQGAQVIIECGPGKVLAGMVKRIEPEVQSTTVFDPASLEEAKRLVA, encoded by the coding sequence ATGACATCGTTTGCGTTCGTCTTTCCTGGCCAGGGCTCGCAGGCCGTCGGCATGCTCGACGCCTGGGGCGACCACCCCGCCGTGCGCCAGACGCTGGAAGAAGCCTCCGCGGCGCTGGGCGAGGACATCGCCCGCCTGATCCAGGCCGGCCCCAAGGAACAGCTCGACCTCACCACCAACACCCAGCCGGTGATGCTGGTGGCAGGCATTGCCTGCTACCGCGCCTGGCTGGCTGAAACCGGCCTGAAGCCCGCGTGGGTGGCCGGCCATTCGCTGGGCGAGTACAGCGCGCTGGTAGCCGCTGGTGCGCTGACGCTGGCCGATGCGCTGCCGCTGGTGCGTTTCCGCGCGCAGGCCATGCAGGAAGCCGTGCCGGTGGGCACCGGCGCCATGGCCGCCATCCTGGGCCTGGACGCCGCCGCCGTGCGCGAGGGCTGTGCCGAGGCCGCGCAGGCCAGCGGCGAGGTGGTGGAAGCCGTCAATTTCAACGATCCCAAGCAGACCGTGATCGCCGGCACCAAGGCCGGTGTCGAGAAGGGCTGCGAAGTGCTCAAGGCCAAGGGCGCCAAGCGCGCGCTGCCGTTGCCGGTGTCGGCGCCGTTCCACTCCAGCCTGATGAAGCCGGCGGCTGAACGGCTGAAGGAGCGCCTGGCGGCCACGCCGCTGCTGGCGCCGCAGATGCCGGTGGTCAACAACATCCGCGTGGCCATCGAAACCGACCCGCAGGCCATCCGCCAGGCGCTGTACGAGCAGGCCTTCGGCCCCGTGCGCTGGGTGGAGGTGGTGCAGGCGCTGCGCGCCCAAGGCGCCCAGGTCATCATCGAATGCGGTCCGGGCAAGGTGCTGGCCGGCATGGTCAAGCGCATTGAGCCGGAGGTGCAGTCCACCACCGTGTTCGACCCCGCGTCGCTGGAAGAGGCCAAGAGGCTGGTGGCATGA
- the rpoE gene encoding RNA polymerase sigma factor RpoE yields the protein MTNAADADALLIDRVKNGDVKAFEMLVVKYQRRIERLIGRMVRDVDLVPDIAQETFIRAYRAIPQFRGDSAFYTWLYRIAVNTAKKALVDLKRDPLVSENALSGREDEDETSRVENELSDGETPEAVLATKEIAATVNGAIEALSEDLRQAITLREIEGLSYEEIAEVMNCPIGTVRSRIFRAREAIAERLRPLLGTREGERW from the coding sequence ATGACCAACGCAGCGGACGCCGACGCCCTCTTGATCGACCGTGTGAAGAACGGCGATGTCAAGGCGTTCGAGATGCTGGTGGTGAAGTACCAACGGCGCATCGAGCGGCTGATCGGCCGCATGGTGCGCGATGTGGACCTAGTGCCCGACATCGCGCAGGAAACCTTCATCCGGGCCTACCGGGCCATCCCGCAGTTCCGCGGCGACAGCGCTTTCTACACCTGGCTGTACCGCATCGCGGTCAACACCGCCAAGAAGGCGCTGGTCGATCTGAAGCGGGATCCGCTGGTCTCCGAAAATGCGCTGTCAGGTCGGGAAGACGAGGACGAAACTTCGCGCGTCGAGAACGAACTAAGCGATGGCGAGACCCCGGAAGCCGTGCTGGCGACGAAAGAAATTGCCGCCACGGTGAACGGAGCCATCGAAGCTTTGTCTGAAGACTTGCGCCAGGCGATCACCCTGCGCGAGATCGAAGGTCTGAGCTACGAGGAAATCGCTGAAGTGATGAACTGCCCGATCGGCACGGTGCGTTCGCGGATTTTCCGGGCGCGCGAGGCGATTGCGGAACGTCTTCGCCCGCTGTTGGGCACCCGCGAGGGCGAGCGCTGGTAG
- the rpmF gene encoding 50S ribosomal protein L32, producing the protein MAVQQNKKSPSKRGMHRSHNALPVPGIAIEPTTGETHMRHHISPTGFYRGRKVLRTKSDT; encoded by the coding sequence ATGGCCGTCCAGCAAAACAAGAAGTCGCCCTCGAAGCGGGGCATGCACCGTTCGCACAACGCGCTGCCCGTGCCGGGCATCGCGATCGAGCCCACCACCGGTGAAACGCACATGCGTCACCACATCAGCCCGACCGGCTTCTACCGTGGCCGCAAGGTGCTGCGCACCAAGTCGGACACCTGA
- a CDS encoding DegQ family serine endoprotease: MGLNIAVRRPDWRAAVAAGLCALSLAGVPAVGQAQARELPDFTELAERMSPTVVNIRTTERVRSAQGGGEMDDQMREFFRRFGIPLPNTPRRNGPPTAPDEESAPQQRGVGSGFILSADGFVMTNAHVVEGADEVIVTLTDQREFKAKIIGSDKRTDVAVVKIDGTGFPFVKTGDVNKLKVGEWVMAIGSPFGLENTVTAGIVSAKQRDTGDYLPLIQTDVAINPGNSGGPLLNLRGEVVGINSQIYSRSGMFAGISFAIPIDEAMRVADQLRATGRVVRGRIGVTIAPVTKDVAESIGLGKPAGALVQGVEEGGPAQKAGIEAGDIITKVDGRTVDKSGDLPRIIGNTKPGAKATLQVYRRGATRDLAVTVAELEPDQARRVAKAESPASAPKTAIGLTVSDLTEAQRKELKVRGGVRVELAEGAAARAGLREGDVILSVDNVEVVDARQFNAAVAKLDRTKPVSVLVRRGEWTNYAVIRPSK, encoded by the coding sequence ATGGGATTGAACATTGCCGTCCGCAGGCCTGACTGGCGTGCGGCTGTTGCGGCGGGCCTGTGTGCGCTGTCGCTGGCGGGTGTGCCCGCCGTCGGCCAGGCGCAGGCGCGGGAGCTGCCCGACTTCACCGAACTGGCCGAGCGCATGAGCCCGACCGTGGTGAACATCCGCACCACCGAGCGGGTGCGCAGCGCCCAGGGCGGCGGCGAGATGGACGACCAGATGCGCGAGTTCTTCCGGCGCTTCGGCATCCCGCTGCCCAACACGCCGCGCCGCAACGGCCCGCCCACCGCGCCCGATGAAGAATCCGCACCGCAGCAGCGTGGCGTGGGCTCGGGCTTCATCCTGAGCGCCGACGGCTTCGTGATGACCAATGCCCACGTGGTGGAAGGCGCCGACGAGGTCATCGTCACGCTGACCGACCAGCGCGAGTTCAAGGCCAAGATCATCGGCTCCGACAAGCGCACCGACGTGGCCGTGGTCAAGATCGACGGCACCGGCTTTCCCTTCGTCAAGACCGGCGACGTGAACAAGCTGAAGGTGGGCGAATGGGTGATGGCCATCGGCTCGCCCTTCGGCCTCGAGAACACCGTGACCGCCGGCATCGTCAGCGCCAAGCAGCGCGACACCGGCGACTACCTGCCGCTGATCCAGACCGACGTCGCGATCAACCCCGGCAACTCGGGCGGCCCGCTGCTCAATCTGCGCGGTGAGGTGGTGGGCATCAACTCGCAGATCTACAGCCGCTCGGGCATGTTCGCCGGCATCTCCTTCGCCATTCCCATCGACGAAGCGATGCGCGTGGCCGACCAGCTGCGCGCCACCGGCCGCGTGGTGCGGGGCCGCATTGGCGTGACCATCGCGCCCGTCACCAAGGACGTGGCCGAGTCCATCGGTCTGGGCAAGCCGGCCGGCGCGCTGGTGCAGGGCGTGGAAGAGGGCGGCCCGGCGCAGAAGGCCGGCATCGAGGCGGGCGACATCATCACCAAGGTGGACGGCCGCACCGTCGACAAGTCCGGCGACCTGCCGCGCATCATCGGCAACACCAAGCCAGGCGCCAAGGCGACGCTGCAGGTGTACCGCCGCGGCGCCACGCGCGACCTGGCGGTGACCGTGGCCGAGCTGGAGCCTGATCAGGCGCGCCGCGTGGCCAAGGCCGAGTCGCCGGCTTCGGCGCCGAAGACGGCCATCGGCCTGACGGTGTCCGACCTGACCGAGGCGCAGCGCAAGGAGTTGAAGGTGCGTGGCGGCGTGCGGGTGGAGCTGGCCGAAGGTGCCGCGGCCCGGGCCGGCTTGCGTGAAGGCGATGTCATCCTGTCGGTGGACAACGTCGAGGTGGTGGACGCCAGGCAGTTCAATGCCGCGGTAGCCAAGCTCGACCGCACCAAGCCGGTCAGCGTGCTGGTGCGCCGTGGCGAGTGGACGAACTACGCAGTGATCCGGCCGAGCAAATGA
- the acpP gene encoding acyl carrier protein produces MSDIEARVKKIIAEQLGVPESDVTNEKAFVADLGADSLDTVELVMALEDEFGIEIPDEEAEKITTVQLAIDYAVNHQKA; encoded by the coding sequence ATGAGCGATATCGAAGCCCGTGTCAAGAAGATCATTGCCGAACAACTCGGCGTGCCCGAGTCGGACGTCACCAACGAAAAGGCCTTCGTGGCCGACCTGGGTGCCGACTCGCTCGACACGGTCGAACTGGTGATGGCCCTCGAAGACGAGTTCGGCATCGAAATCCCCGACGAAGAGGCCGAGAAGATCACCACGGTGCAGCTGGCGATCGACTACGCGGTCAATCACCAGAAGGCCTGA
- the fabF gene encoding beta-ketoacyl-ACP synthase II, whose protein sequence is MTRRRVVVTGLGLVSPVGNSVAEGWANLVAGRSGIANITKFDASAMACRFAGEVKGFNIEDYIPGKEARHMDTFIHYGMAASMQAVQDSGIPTGEALDEQTAERIGVLVGSGIGGLPMIEQTHQDYTERGPRRISPFFVPASIINMISGHVSIKYGFTGPNLAIVTACTTGLHCIGEAARLIEYGDVDVMVAGGAESTVSPLGIGGFAAARALSTRNDDPTAASRPWDKGRDGFVLGEGAGALVLEEYEHAKARGAKIYAELIGYGMGADAFHMTAPNVDGPKRSMLAALRNARIDPSAVQYLNAHGTSTPLGDVNETNAIKKAFGDHASKLVVSSTKSMTGHLLGGAGGIESVFTVLSLHHQVVPPTINLVDPDPECDLDYCPNEAREMKIDVAVKNNFGFGGTNGTLVFRRA, encoded by the coding sequence ATGACTCGTCGTCGCGTCGTCGTCACGGGCCTGGGGCTGGTCAGCCCGGTGGGCAACAGCGTGGCCGAAGGGTGGGCCAACCTGGTGGCCGGCCGTTCGGGCATCGCCAACATCACCAAGTTCGATGCGTCGGCCATGGCCTGCCGCTTCGCGGGTGAGGTCAAGGGCTTCAACATCGAGGATTACATCCCCGGCAAGGAAGCCCGGCACATGGACACGTTCATCCACTACGGGATGGCCGCCTCCATGCAGGCCGTGCAGGACTCGGGTATTCCCACCGGGGAAGCGCTCGACGAGCAGACGGCCGAGCGCATCGGGGTGTTGGTGGGTTCGGGCATCGGTGGCTTGCCGATGATCGAGCAGACCCATCAGGACTACACCGAACGCGGCCCGCGCCGGATTTCCCCGTTCTTCGTGCCCGCATCGATCATCAACATGATCTCGGGGCATGTGTCCATCAAGTACGGCTTCACCGGCCCGAACCTGGCGATCGTCACCGCCTGCACCACCGGCCTGCACTGCATCGGCGAGGCAGCTCGCCTGATCGAGTACGGCGACGTGGACGTGATGGTGGCCGGCGGTGCCGAATCCACGGTGTCCCCGCTGGGCATCGGTGGCTTTGCCGCTGCGCGTGCGCTGTCCACCCGCAACGATGACCCCACCGCCGCGTCCCGCCCCTGGGACAAGGGCCGTGACGGCTTCGTGCTGGGCGAGGGCGCCGGCGCGCTGGTGCTCGAGGAGTACGAGCACGCCAAGGCCCGCGGTGCCAAGATCTACGCCGAGCTGATCGGTTACGGCATGGGAGCGGACGCGTTCCACATGACCGCGCCCAACGTCGACGGCCCCAAGCGGTCGATGCTGGCGGCGCTGCGCAATGCGCGGATCGATCCTTCGGCGGTGCAGTACCTGAATGCGCACGGCACGTCCACGCCGCTGGGCGACGTGAACGAGACCAATGCCATCAAGAAGGCGTTCGGCGATCACGCGTCCAAGCTGGTGGTCAGCTCCACCAAGTCGATGACCGGTCACCTGCTGGGCGGCGCCGGTGGCATCGAATCGGTGTTCACCGTGCTGTCACTGCACCACCAGGTGGTGCCGCCGACGATCAACCTCGTCGACCCCGATCCGGAGTGTGACCTCGACTACTGCCCGAACGAAGCTCGGGAAATGAAGATCGACGTCGCGGTGAAGAACAACTTCGGTTTCGGCGGCACCAACGGCACGCTGGTCTTCCGTCGCGCCTGA
- a CDS encoding Maf family nucleotide pyrophosphatase: MDEPRPALILGSTSPYRRELLERLRQPFSVIRPDVDETPADGEAPDALAMRLALAKARAAAATARTQHADAIVIGSDQVADLDGQPLGKPGTHERATQQLQQMRGRTVRFHTAVSVLRPSTGFERTLMATVTARFRPLQDEEIARYLAAEQPYDCAGSAKAEALGITLLEAIESDDPTALIGLPLIRTCALLREAGLPLP; the protein is encoded by the coding sequence ATGGACGAACCCCGCCCCGCCCTCATCCTGGGCTCCACCTCCCCATACCGCCGCGAGCTGCTGGAACGGCTGCGGCAGCCCTTCTCGGTGATACGGCCCGACGTCGACGAAACGCCCGCAGACGGCGAAGCACCCGATGCGCTGGCGATGCGCCTCGCCCTGGCCAAGGCACGCGCCGCCGCAGCCACCGCCCGCACGCAACATGCCGACGCCATCGTCATCGGCTCCGACCAGGTGGCCGACCTGGACGGCCAGCCGCTGGGCAAGCCCGGCACCCATGAACGCGCCACGCAGCAGCTGCAGCAGATGCGCGGCCGCACGGTGCGCTTTCACACCGCCGTGAGCGTGCTGCGCCCGAGCACGGGCTTCGAGCGCACGCTGATGGCCACGGTGACGGCGCGCTTCCGCCCGTTGCAGGACGAAGAGATCGCGCGCTACCTGGCGGCCGAGCAGCCCTACGACTGCGCCGGCAGCGCCAAGGCCGAGGCGCTGGGCATCACGCTGCTGGAGGCCATCGAGTCCGACGACCCCACCGCGCTGATCGGCCTGCCGCTGATCCGCACCTGCGCCCTGCTGCGCGAAGCCGGACTGCCGCTGCCATGA
- the fabG gene encoding 3-oxoacyl-ACP reductase FabG: MKSFNEQVALVTGASRGIGRGIASALAAQGVKVIGTATTESGAAAITEALAPHGGRGIALNVNDAAAVEAAIDALTKEFGGLHILVNNAGITRDTLAMRMKDEDWDAVLDTNLKAVFRTSRAVMRTMMKQRYGRIVNITSVVGASGNAGQANYAAAKAGVAGMTRALARELGSRGITVNCVAPGFIATDMTEVLPEAQKTALLSQIPLGRLGEVQEVADAVVFLASPAAGYITGSELHVNGGMYMN, encoded by the coding sequence ATGAAGAGCTTCAACGAACAGGTGGCGCTGGTGACCGGCGCGTCGCGCGGCATCGGCCGCGGTATCGCCAGCGCGCTGGCTGCCCAGGGCGTCAAGGTGATCGGCACCGCCACCACCGAGTCCGGCGCTGCCGCCATCACCGAAGCACTGGCGCCGCATGGCGGCCGAGGCATTGCGCTGAACGTCAACGACGCGGCGGCCGTGGAAGCGGCCATCGACGCGCTGACCAAGGAATTCGGTGGCCTGCACATCCTCGTCAACAACGCGGGCATCACGCGTGACACGCTGGCCATGCGCATGAAGGACGAGGACTGGGACGCGGTGCTGGACACCAACCTCAAGGCCGTGTTCCGCACCAGCCGTGCCGTGATGCGCACGATGATGAAGCAGCGTTACGGCCGCATCGTCAACATCACTTCGGTGGTGGGCGCGTCCGGCAATGCCGGCCAGGCCAACTATGCCGCCGCCAAGGCCGGCGTGGCTGGCATGACGCGTGCCCTGGCTCGTGAGCTGGGCAGCCGCGGCATCACCGTGAACTGCGTCGCGCCCGGCTTCATTGCCACCGACATGACCGAAGTGCTGCCCGAAGCGCAGAAGACCGCACTGCTGTCCCAGATTCCGCTGGGTCGGCTGGGCGAGGTGCAGGAAGTGGCCGATGCGGTCGTGTTCCTGGCGTCCCCCGCGGCCGGCTACATCACCGGCAGCGAGCTGCATGTCAACGGCGGCATGTACATGAACTGA
- the plsX gene encoding phosphate acyltransferase PlsX, with amino-acid sequence MRVAVDCMGGDHGPSVTLPACQAFLAAHPQAELVLVGTPEALAPAASWPRVTCVHASETVLMDDTVEVALRRKRDSSMRVAINQLKASGEGAEPLAHVCVSAGNTGALMAVARYVLKTLDGIDRPAIATVMPNRLDGFTTVLDLGANVDCSAEHLLQFAVMGSALVGAVSGKADPSVGLLNIGEEVIKGSDTIKRAGELLREAAARGHLHFHGNVEGDDIFKGTTDIVVCDGFVGNVALKTAEGLASMLGDMIRQEFTRTPFAKFAALIALPVLRHFKTRVDPRRLNGAALLGLRGLVFKSHGSADAFGFEQALTRAYDAARNRLLDRVHDRILDTLQALNAQPVAGGADDTVQAA; translated from the coding sequence GTGCGAGTCGCCGTCGATTGCATGGGCGGCGACCATGGTCCCAGCGTCACCCTGCCGGCCTGCCAGGCTTTTCTTGCGGCGCATCCGCAGGCGGAGTTGGTGCTGGTAGGTACACCCGAGGCATTGGCGCCTGCGGCCTCGTGGCCGCGCGTCACCTGCGTGCACGCGAGCGAAACCGTGCTGATGGACGACACCGTCGAGGTGGCGTTGCGTCGCAAGCGCGACTCGTCGATGCGTGTGGCCATCAACCAGCTCAAGGCATCCGGTGAGGGTGCGGAGCCGTTGGCGCACGTCTGCGTGTCGGCCGGCAACACCGGCGCCCTGATGGCGGTCGCCCGCTACGTGCTGAAGACGCTGGACGGCATCGACCGCCCGGCGATCGCCACGGTCATGCCCAATCGGCTCGACGGCTTCACCACCGTGCTCGACCTGGGTGCCAATGTGGACTGCAGCGCCGAGCACCTGCTGCAGTTCGCGGTGATGGGCAGTGCGCTGGTCGGTGCCGTCAGCGGTAAGGCCGACCCCAGCGTGGGCCTGCTCAACATCGGCGAAGAAGTCATCAAGGGCAGCGATACCATCAAGCGTGCCGGCGAGCTGCTGCGCGAGGCGGCGGCCCGTGGCCACCTGCATTTCCACGGCAACGTGGAGGGTGACGACATCTTCAAGGGCACGACCGACATCGTCGTCTGCGACGGTTTCGTCGGCAACGTGGCGCTGAAGACGGCCGAAGGCCTGGCCTCGATGCTGGGCGACATGATCCGCCAGGAATTTACCCGCACACCCTTTGCCAAGTTCGCGGCGCTGATCGCGCTGCCGGTGCTGCGCCACTTCAAGACCCGCGTCGACCCGCGCCGGCTGAACGGTGCCGCGCTGCTGGGCCTGCGTGGCCTGGTCTTCAAGAGCCACGGCTCGGCCGATGCCTTCGGTTTCGAGCAGGCCCTCACCCGGGCGTATGATGCCGCCCGCAACCGACTGCTGGACCGGGTCCACGACCGCATCCTCGACACGCTGCAGGCGTTGAATGCCCAGCCGGTCGCCGGCGGTGCCGACGACACCGTCCAAGCCGCATGA
- a CDS encoding sigma-E factor negative regulatory protein, which translates to MVDRLDQQTRRQALSDLMDGAADDGAVARACAAWREDGQSRADWYAYHLIGDVLRSEDLAHRPQRDEAFLAALRTRLAAEPVVLAPQQAPQIELPQPLAAPRRAANGGPAGRAGTGRRSFWRRAWAAPTAVAAGFMAVAGVLVVTRVAEVPGTAPGGAVIAGAPATAGIQPVVATLPPAQATAVPVSVPVANGRLIRDARLDRYLAAHKQYGSSSVLAMPAVSVRVAAPAGSER; encoded by the coding sequence ATGGTGGATCGGCTGGATCAACAGACACGTCGGCAGGCGTTGTCGGATTTGATGGACGGCGCCGCGGATGACGGCGCGGTGGCGCGCGCCTGCGCCGCGTGGCGAGAGGATGGCCAGTCGCGGGCCGACTGGTACGCGTACCACCTGATCGGTGACGTGCTGCGCTCCGAGGACCTGGCCCACCGCCCGCAGCGCGACGAAGCCTTCCTGGCGGCGTTGCGCACCCGTCTGGCGGCGGAGCCCGTGGTCCTCGCACCGCAGCAGGCGCCGCAGATCGAACTGCCGCAGCCGCTGGCGGCGCCGCGCCGGGCGGCCAACGGCGGTCCCGCGGGCCGGGCCGGCACCGGCCGCCGCAGCTTCTGGCGCCGCGCCTGGGCCGCGCCCACGGCGGTGGCCGCCGGTTTCATGGCCGTGGCCGGCGTGCTGGTGGTCACTCGCGTGGCGGAGGTGCCGGGCACTGCGCCGGGTGGCGCTGTGATCGCGGGTGCGCCGGCCACGGCCGGCATCCAGCCGGTGGTGGCCACGCTGCCGCCTGCGCAGGCGACGGCCGTGCCGGTGTCGGTGCCGGTGGCCAACGGCCGCCTCATCCGTGATGCCCGGCTGGACCGGTACCTGGCGGCGCACAAGCAGTACGGAAGCAGTTCGGTGCTGGCGATGCCGGCGGTGTCGGTGCGCGTCGCGGCACCGGCCGGATCTGAGCGCTGA
- a CDS encoding YceD family protein translates to MKPGEHDPRRLDVAAFAAQGAELSGRWPLSELARVAEDAPATDDGAPLPDVHWSAHGERRPVKGGEPQVWLHLQAQAQVPRECQRCLAPVAIPVEVDQWLRFVGDEQLAAQLDADSDDDVLALPRWLDLQELVEDEVLLALPLVPSHDQCPDPLPMVAEPSAEELPPQEKVNPFAALAQLKRGNKPE, encoded by the coding sequence ATGAAGCCCGGAGAACATGATCCCCGCCGCCTGGATGTGGCGGCTTTTGCGGCGCAGGGCGCTGAACTGTCCGGCCGCTGGCCGCTGAGCGAGCTGGCCCGTGTGGCCGAGGATGCGCCCGCCACGGATGACGGCGCGCCGCTGCCAGACGTCCACTGGTCTGCCCACGGCGAGCGACGGCCGGTCAAGGGCGGCGAGCCCCAGGTCTGGCTGCACCTGCAGGCGCAGGCCCAGGTGCCGCGCGAATGCCAGCGCTGCCTGGCGCCGGTGGCCATTCCTGTGGAAGTCGACCAGTGGCTGCGCTTCGTGGGCGACGAGCAACTTGCCGCCCAGCTGGACGCCGACAGCGACGACGACGTGCTGGCGCTGCCGCGCTGGCTCGACCTGCAGGAGCTGGTGGAGGACGAGGTGCTGCTGGCGCTGCCGCTGGTGCCCAGCCACGACCAATGCCCCGATCCGCTGCCGATGGTGGCCGAACCTTCGGCCGAGGAACTGCCGCCGCAGGAGAAGGTGAATCCCTTCGCCGCGCTGGCCCAGCTCAAGCGCGGCAACAAGCCAGAGTGA
- a CDS encoding MucB/RseB C-terminal domain-containing protein, with translation MVRRRVVNSALVLLTTAAGGSAWAAAATASAPTAPATDARAWLARIHGAASQRNYQGTMVVTAGGAVTSSRIAHYCEGPHTYERIDGLDGERRQVLRHNEVVQTLWPGSRLASVEQRDPLAPFPSLLKSSEEQIFDRYELVPEGDDRIAGHDTAVFLLRPRDTERFAQRLWADKATGLLLRTDVIGGDGRVLESAAFTDVTIGVKPQPDAVLKAMKMLDGYRVLKPVLTPARLEAEGWQLKSPVKGFRQIRCVKRSLDAASPNDQAAGPADMLQAVYSDGLTHVSVFIEPYSAERHRQAVETSIGATHTLMERHGDWWVTAMGDVPLATLKKFGKALERR, from the coding sequence GTGGTTCGCCGTCGAGTCGTCAACTCCGCTCTCGTCCTGCTGACCACCGCGGCCGGCGGCTCCGCCTGGGCGGCCGCCGCAACGGCCAGCGCACCCACGGCGCCGGCCACCGATGCCCGTGCCTGGCTGGCCCGCATCCACGGCGCCGCCAGCCAGCGCAACTACCAGGGCACCATGGTGGTTACTGCCGGCGGTGCCGTCACCAGCTCGCGCATCGCGCACTACTGCGAAGGGCCGCACACCTACGAGCGCATCGACGGCCTGGACGGCGAGCGCCGCCAGGTGCTGCGCCACAACGAGGTGGTGCAGACGCTGTGGCCGGGCAGCCGCCTGGCTTCGGTGGAGCAGCGCGACCCGCTGGCGCCGTTCCCTTCGCTGCTGAAGTCCAGCGAAGAACAGATCTTCGACCGCTACGAACTGGTGCCGGAGGGCGATGACCGCATCGCCGGCCACGACACCGCGGTGTTCCTGCTGCGCCCGCGCGACACGGAGCGCTTTGCGCAGCGGCTGTGGGCCGACAAGGCCACCGGCCTGCTGCTGCGAACCGATGTGATCGGCGGCGATGGCCGCGTGCTGGAAAGCGCCGCCTTCACCGACGTGACCATCGGCGTCAAGCCGCAGCCCGACGCGGTGCTGAAGGCGATGAAGATGCTGGACGGCTACCGTGTGCTCAAGCCGGTGCTGACGCCGGCCAGGCTGGAAGCCGAAGGCTGGCAGCTCAAGAGCCCGGTCAAGGGCTTCCGGCAGATCCGTTGCGTCAAGCGCTCGCTGGACGCGGCCAGCCCGAACGACCAGGCCGCCGGCCCGGCCGACATGCTGCAGGCGGTGTACTCCGACGGCCTCACCCATGTGTCGGTATTCATCGAGCCCTACAGTGCGGAGCGGCACCGCCAGGCCGTCGAAACCTCGATCGGCGCCACCCACACGCTGATGGAGCGTCATGGCGACTGGTGGGTCACCGCGATGGGCGACGTGCCGCTGGCCACGCTCAAGAAGTTCGGCAAGGCGCTGGAGCGCCGTTGA
- a CDS encoding beta-ketoacyl-ACP synthase III: protein MNSSTPRYSRIAGTGSYLPPRRVTNDDLAAQLAQRGLETSDAWIVERTGIRARHFAEPEVAASDLALHASLAALQSAGCTAADIDLIIVATSTPDMVFPSTATILQNKLGVHGCPAFDVQAVCSGFVYALTVADSMIRTGAARKALVVGSEVFSRILDFNDRTTCVLFGDGAGAVVLEASNEPGLVASELHADGRHLDILCTPGHVSGGAILGDPLLKMDGPAVFKLAVGVLEDVARSVLAKAGREASDIDFLIPHQANIRIMQSTARKLKLSADKVIVTVDEHGNTSAASIPLALDSAVRSGRIRRGDTLMLEGVGGGFTWGAVLLDF from the coding sequence ATGAATTCATCCACACCTCGGTATTCCCGCATCGCCGGCACCGGCAGCTACCTGCCGCCGCGGCGCGTCACCAACGACGACCTGGCGGCCCAGCTGGCGCAGCGGGGTCTGGAAACCTCCGACGCCTGGATCGTCGAGCGCACCGGCATCCGGGCGCGCCACTTCGCCGAGCCCGAGGTGGCCGCCAGCGATCTGGCGCTGCATGCCTCGCTGGCGGCGCTGCAATCAGCCGGCTGCACCGCGGCCGACATCGACCTGATCATCGTCGCCACGTCCACGCCGGACATGGTGTTCCCCTCCACCGCCACCATCCTGCAGAACAAGCTGGGCGTGCATGGCTGCCCGGCCTTCGACGTGCAGGCGGTGTGCTCGGGCTTCGTCTATGCGCTGACGGTGGCGGATTCGATGATCCGCACCGGTGCGGCCCGCAAGGCGCTGGTCGTGGGTTCCGAGGTGTTCTCGCGCATCCTCGATTTCAACGACCGCACCACCTGCGTGCTGTTCGGTGACGGCGCCGGCGCCGTGGTGCTGGAAGCCAGCAACGAGCCCGGCCTGGTGGCCAGCGAGCTGCATGCCGATGGCCGCCACCTGGACATCCTCTGCACCCCGGGCCATGTGTCGGGTGGGGCGATCCTGGGCGATCCGCTGCTCAAGATGGACGGTCCGGCGGTGTTCAAGCTGGCCGTCGGTGTGCTGGAAGACGTGGCCCGCTCGGTGCTGGCCAAGGCCGGCCGCGAGGCGTCCGACATCGACTTCCTGATCCCGCACCAGGCCAACATCCGCATCATGCAGAGCACGGCGCGCAAGCTGAAGCTCAGCGCCGACAAGGTCATCGTCACCGTCGACGAGCATGGCAACACGTCCGCTGCGTCCATTCCGCTGGCGCTGGACAGCGCCGTGCGTTCCGGCCGCATCCGCCGCGGCGACACCCTGATGCTGGAAGGCGTCGGCGGTGGTTTCACCTGGGGCGCCGTGCTGCTCGATTTCTGA